A window of the Bradyrhizobium diazoefficiens genome harbors these coding sequences:
- the cobS gene encoding cobaltochelatase subunit CobS, translated as MTTAAMSKVEEVSGMPDMKVSVRQVFGIDSDLEVPAYSEVDPHVPEVDSDYRFDRATTLAILAGFARNRRVMVTGYHGTGKSTHIEQVAARLNWPCVRVNLDSHISRIDLVGKDSIVVRDGKQVTEFRDGILPWALQNNVALVFDEYDAGRPDVMFVIQRVLEVSGRLTLLDQNKVIKPHPSFRLFSTANTVGLGDTSGLYHGTQQINQGQMDRWSIVTTLNYLSHDEEVEIVLAKAKHYRTQEGRDIVNKMVRLADLTRNAFANGDLSTVMSPRTVITWAENSDIFGDIGFAFRVTFLNKCDELERPLVAEFYQRCFNAELPESAVNVALS; from the coding sequence ATGACGACCGCCGCCATGTCCAAAGTTGAGGAAGTTTCCGGTATGCCCGACATGAAGGTGTCGGTGCGCCAGGTGTTCGGGATCGACAGCGACCTCGAAGTGCCGGCCTATTCCGAAGTCGATCCTCACGTGCCTGAAGTCGATTCCGATTATCGCTTCGACCGCGCCACCACGCTCGCCATTCTCGCCGGCTTCGCCCGCAACCGCCGCGTGATGGTGACCGGCTATCATGGCACCGGCAAATCCACCCATATCGAGCAGGTCGCGGCGCGCCTGAACTGGCCCTGCGTGCGCGTCAACCTCGACAGCCACATCAGCCGTATCGACCTCGTCGGCAAGGACTCGATCGTGGTCCGCGACGGCAAGCAGGTCACCGAATTCCGTGACGGCATTTTGCCCTGGGCGCTGCAGAACAACGTCGCGCTGGTGTTCGACGAATACGACGCCGGCCGCCCGGACGTGATGTTCGTGATCCAGCGCGTGCTGGAAGTCTCGGGACGCCTGACGCTCCTGGATCAGAACAAGGTGATCAAGCCGCACCCGTCGTTCCGCCTGTTTTCGACCGCCAATACCGTTGGCCTCGGCGACACCTCCGGCCTGTATCACGGCACCCAACAGATCAACCAGGGTCAGATGGACCGCTGGTCGATCGTCACCACGCTCAACTATCTCAGCCATGACGAGGAAGTGGAGATCGTGCTGGCGAAGGCCAAGCACTATCGCACCCAGGAAGGCCGCGACATCGTCAACAAGATGGTGCGCCTTGCCGATCTCACCCGCAACGCCTTCGCCAACGGCGATCTGTCGACGGTGATGAGCCCGCGCACGGTGATCACCTGGGCCGAAAACTCCGACATTTTTGGCGATATCGGTTTCGCGTTCCGGGTCACCTTCCTCAACAAGTGCGATGAGCTCGAGCGTCCCCTGGTCGCCGAGTTCTACCAGCGCTGCTTCAACGCCGAGCTGCCGGAATCGGCAGTCAACGTGGCGCTGAGCTGA
- a CDS encoding DedA family protein produces MTSFLDPLISFVSAHAWLAYLTLFLAALLEAVPVVGSVIPGSTIILALSALVPGGDLKLQWVLLAAAIGAVLGDGSAYWLGHRQQRKILNTWPLTNYPRVVEESETFFHRFGTWAVFFARFVPPIRAFVPVTAGALGMAPARFYAVNIPAILVWAPAHVLPGVLAVSALHEYAGLPHHGHPYKHMWILTVVGVAIAVGVAVWIYRRRNGAVAAAKPRG; encoded by the coding sequence GTGACGTCCTTCCTTGATCCCCTGATATCCTTCGTCTCGGCCCATGCGTGGCTGGCCTATCTGACCCTGTTCCTGGCAGCGCTTCTCGAAGCCGTCCCGGTGGTGGGGTCGGTGATCCCGGGCTCGACCATCATCCTGGCGTTGAGCGCGCTGGTCCCGGGCGGCGATCTGAAACTGCAATGGGTGCTGCTGGCAGCAGCGATCGGCGCGGTGCTGGGCGATGGCTCGGCCTACTGGCTCGGGCACCGGCAGCAGCGCAAGATCCTCAACACCTGGCCGCTGACCAATTATCCGCGCGTGGTCGAGGAGAGCGAGACCTTCTTCCATCGCTTCGGCACCTGGGCCGTGTTCTTCGCCCGCTTCGTGCCGCCGATCCGCGCCTTCGTGCCTGTCACTGCCGGCGCGCTCGGCATGGCGCCGGCGAGGTTTTATGCCGTGAACATCCCCGCGATCCTGGTCTGGGCACCGGCCCATGTGCTGCCGGGCGTGCTGGCGGTATCGGCCCTGCACGAATATGCCGGACTGCCGCACCACGGGCATCCCTACAAGCACATGTGGATTCTAACTGTGGTCGGCGTGGCGATCGCGGTGGGCGTGGCGGTCTGGATCTATCGCCGCCGGAACGGCGCCGTCGCGGCGGCGAAGCCGAGGGGTTAG